One Mucilaginibacter ginkgonis genomic region harbors:
- a CDS encoding GDCCVxC domain-containing (seleno)protein translates to MAATIQLNSVIMCPNCGFQKEEEMPTDACQYFYECESCKARLKPLAGDCCVFCSYGTVKCPPIQQGTSCCG, encoded by the coding sequence ATGGCTGCTACCATCCAACTCAATTCGGTAATTATGTGTCCTAACTGTGGCTTTCAAAAAGAAGAAGAAATGCCGACAGATGCCTGTCAGTATTTTTACGAATGTGAAAGCTGTAAAGCCCGACTAAAGCCGCTGGCTGGTGATTGCTGTGTTTTTTGCAGCTATGGAACCGTAAAATGCCCGCCTATACAGCAAGGTACTTCCTGCTGCGGCTAA
- the arsN2 gene encoding arsenic resistance N-acetyltransferase ArsN2, with the protein MILDEAQPYKDKVIELLAAENLPVADLPKTLDNFIVAIQDGSVVGVGGVEVYGKFGLLRSLATQSDYRGTGIAAKVLARLDKVSKLKGLSALYLLTETAPDYFERKGFVRITRVEVPQEIQQSTEFSHVCPVSAIVMKKTL; encoded by the coding sequence ATGATACTCGACGAGGCCCAACCCTATAAAGATAAAGTGATCGAACTGCTGGCAGCTGAAAATCTGCCAGTAGCAGATCTGCCAAAAACACTCGACAACTTTATCGTAGCCATTCAAGATGGTTCAGTCGTAGGAGTTGGTGGCGTTGAAGTTTACGGGAAGTTCGGCTTGCTTCGGTCTTTAGCCACCCAATCAGACTATCGCGGAACAGGGATAGCAGCCAAAGTGCTGGCACGGCTGGATAAAGTGAGTAAACTTAAAGGCTTATCGGCTTTGTACCTCTTAACGGAAACCGCGCCTGATTACTTTGAACGGAAAGGCTTTGTTCGAATAACGAGGGTCGAAGTGCCCCAAGAAATACAGCAATCAACTGAATTTAGCCATGTTTGTCCGGTGTCGGCAATAGTGATGAAAAAAACATTATGA
- a CDS encoding DUF6428 family protein: MNKAEAINWKTFKDTLLQHPDLDLQFQYAEGKLVDAAYHITEIKQAPITSVDCGGVMNAWTEIIVQLWVPEGEQQLRSMKVAKALSIVDIVEKMLPLNPNGTVKIEFGNSEFDTRQMFPNEMIIDGNALTVDLRPDAVQCKAISRGGSCGTNDNGEECCAPAVAEKPKIQLVNLAAAPAEACCTPGGGCC, translated from the coding sequence ATGAATAAAGCAGAAGCGATTAACTGGAAAACCTTTAAAGATACCTTATTACAGCATCCTGATCTTGACCTGCAATTTCAATACGCAGAAGGCAAATTAGTTGATGCGGCCTACCATATCACCGAAATTAAGCAAGCGCCGATTACATCCGTTGACTGTGGTGGTGTAATGAATGCCTGGACAGAGATCATCGTCCAGCTATGGGTTCCTGAAGGCGAGCAACAGCTACGCTCCATGAAAGTTGCTAAGGCCTTATCAATCGTTGATATTGTTGAAAAAATGCTGCCGCTTAATCCGAACGGTACGGTGAAGATTGAATTCGGCAATTCCGAATTTGATACCCGCCAGATGTTTCCTAATGAAATGATCATTGATGGCAACGCTTTAACAGTTGACCTGCGCCCAGATGCAGTACAATGCAAAGCAATAAGCCGTGGTGGCAGTTGTGGTACGAACGATAACGGTGAAGAATGCTGTGCACCTGCCGTTGCCGAAAAACCGAAAATACAATTAGTGAACCTCGCTGCTGCTCCTGCTGAAGCTTGCTGCACACCAGGTGGCGGCTGCTGCTAA
- the ligD gene encoding DNA ligase D, which produces MEKLKEYNKKRDFNKTAEPKAGKSKDKDHLIFVVQKHDASRLHYDFRLEMDGVLKSWAVPKGPSLDPKIKHLAMMVEDHPFDYLNFEGIIPKGEYGGGTVIVWDEGTYEPIEPIKGKKAQEKHLLKQLAAGSLKIKLHGEKLNGEFALVKTHGMGENGWLMIKHKDDYATSKDITKADRSVLSGKTIDEMAKTSEKVWQNGHEEDVVPDEALAEEMDDDAQEPNETDETDVKALFKKAPKSKMPANIKPMKATLVDEPFDEPGWVFEVKWDGYRATALLDKKNGVQLISRNNLPFEKYYPINEGLQEWKMDAVLDGELLVLNDKGVSDFGAMQNWRSEADGNLVYYIFDILWYEGKNLMGLSLSDRQAILKSILPTDNEHIRQSTVFKANGKDFFAAAEKMGLEGIIAKKADSTYTSDLRSKEWLKIKVQRRQEVVIAGFTKNEGTAKAFSALLLGVYKGKELVFAGKVGTGFSDKLQKEMMGQFKPLITDKSPFDVEIDVDKPSRFRPQRLGAKPTWLKPELVCEVAFAEVTSDGVFRQASFKGMRTDKEAKDVVLETPVDAEATVAETEEKPVKRSAEKNKKADLKLAPIKNTDRKTLLNPTEDTQVKKVCGHELKFNHVTKLYWPEDKITKGQMLNYYYKVGEYMISYLKDRPMSLNRFPGGIHGQSFYQKNVSDKAPDWAKTFAHDTDEGKHSKYLVGTDEASLLWMASLGCIEINPWFSRVQSPDNPDYCVIDLDPDKHTYDQVVEAARIVKDILDAIDVPSYPKTSGSTGMHIYIPLEAKYTYKESQLFANIIVKLVHKQIPDYTSIERSIAARGGKMYLDFLQNRPGATIAGPYSLRPKPGATVSMPLAWDEVKKGLTIKHFNINNAIDRLKETGDLFHGVLGKGIDLRKTIEKSQSVFG; this is translated from the coding sequence ATGGAAAAGCTAAAAGAGTACAATAAGAAAAGGGATTTTAATAAAACTGCAGAGCCAAAAGCCGGCAAAAGCAAGGACAAAGATCATTTGATCTTTGTTGTGCAAAAGCATGATGCGTCGCGCCTGCATTACGATTTCAGGCTGGAAATGGACGGCGTTCTAAAAAGCTGGGCTGTGCCGAAAGGGCCATCCCTCGACCCAAAGATCAAACACCTGGCCATGATGGTCGAAGACCATCCGTTTGACTACCTCAATTTTGAAGGCATCATTCCTAAAGGCGAGTATGGCGGTGGAACGGTCATTGTATGGGATGAGGGCACATATGAGCCTATCGAGCCAATCAAGGGTAAAAAGGCGCAGGAAAAACACTTGTTAAAGCAGTTAGCAGCAGGATCGTTAAAAATAAAATTACACGGCGAAAAATTGAATGGTGAGTTCGCCCTGGTTAAAACTCATGGCATGGGCGAGAACGGATGGCTGATGATCAAACATAAAGACGACTACGCAACCAGCAAAGATATCACCAAGGCAGACCGGTCTGTTTTAAGCGGAAAGACCATAGACGAAATGGCCAAAACCAGTGAGAAAGTTTGGCAAAACGGGCACGAGGAAGATGTGGTGCCCGATGAAGCATTAGCAGAAGAAATGGATGATGACGCACAGGAACCGAACGAAACTGATGAAACAGATGTGAAAGCGTTGTTTAAAAAAGCGCCAAAATCTAAAATGCCTGCCAACATTAAGCCCATGAAGGCCACCCTTGTGGACGAACCGTTTGATGAGCCGGGATGGGTGTTTGAGGTGAAATGGGACGGTTACCGGGCAACGGCTTTGCTGGATAAGAAGAACGGCGTGCAACTAATTTCACGTAACAATCTGCCTTTCGAAAAATATTATCCTATTAATGAGGGTCTGCAGGAGTGGAAGATGGATGCCGTGCTCGACGGCGAATTGCTGGTATTGAATGACAAGGGCGTATCAGACTTTGGCGCCATGCAAAACTGGCGAAGCGAAGCCGATGGTAATTTGGTCTACTACATCTTTGATATACTATGGTATGAGGGTAAAAACCTGATGGGTTTATCATTGTCTGATCGACAGGCGATCTTAAAATCCATATTACCAACAGATAACGAACACATTCGCCAAAGCACCGTATTTAAGGCAAACGGCAAAGACTTTTTTGCGGCTGCCGAGAAAATGGGGCTCGAAGGTATCATTGCAAAAAAGGCCGACAGCACTTACACCTCCGATCTGCGTTCGAAAGAATGGCTGAAGATAAAAGTTCAGCGCAGGCAAGAAGTGGTGATAGCCGGCTTCACCAAAAACGAGGGCACTGCTAAAGCTTTCAGCGCGTTGCTGCTTGGGGTCTATAAAGGCAAAGAGTTGGTATTTGCAGGCAAAGTTGGTACCGGCTTCTCTGACAAGCTACAAAAAGAGATGATGGGACAGTTTAAGCCGCTCATTACAGACAAGAGTCCGTTCGATGTAGAAATTGACGTAGACAAGCCGTCGCGATTCAGGCCGCAGCGACTTGGTGCTAAACCTACCTGGTTAAAACCCGAATTGGTTTGCGAGGTCGCCTTTGCCGAAGTCACTAGCGACGGCGTATTCAGGCAAGCATCATTCAAGGGTATGCGTACCGATAAGGAAGCGAAGGATGTTGTTCTTGAAACTCCTGTTGATGCAGAAGCTACCGTTGCGGAAACTGAAGAAAAACCCGTTAAGAGGTCGGCTGAAAAGAATAAAAAAGCCGACTTGAAACTGGCGCCAATAAAAAATACAGACCGCAAAACACTGCTCAACCCTACCGAAGATACCCAAGTAAAAAAAGTGTGCGGACACGAGCTTAAATTTAACCATGTAACCAAACTCTACTGGCCCGAAGACAAGATCACCAAGGGCCAGATGCTTAATTATTACTACAAGGTTGGCGAATACATGATCTCCTATTTAAAAGACAGGCCGATGTCGCTTAACCGTTTTCCGGGCGGTATTCATGGCCAAAGCTTTTACCAGAAAAATGTGTCTGATAAAGCACCAGACTGGGCCAAAACATTCGCTCACGATACCGACGAAGGTAAACATTCTAAATACCTGGTGGGTACTGATGAGGCCAGCCTGCTTTGGATGGCGTCTTTAGGATGTATCGAGATCAATCCGTGGTTTAGCCGGGTGCAATCGCCTGACAACCCAGATTATTGCGTGATAGACCTTGACCCTGATAAGCATACTTATGACCAGGTTGTAGAAGCCGCACGTATTGTAAAAGACATTTTAGATGCTATAGACGTACCATCATACCCTAAAACTTCGGGCTCTACAGGTATGCACATTTATATCCCGCTTGAGGCAAAGTACACCTACAAAGAATCGCAGCTGTTCGCCAACATCATTGTAAAACTGGTGCACAAACAAATACCTGACTATACCAGCATAGAACGAAGTATTGCGGCGCGTGGTGGCAAAATGTACCTCGACTTTTTACAAAACCGCCCCGGAGCAACCATTGCCGGTCCCTACTCGCTGCGACCAAAACCCGGCGCGACAGTTTCCATGCCGCTGGCCTGGGACGAGGTTAAAAAAGGTTTAACAATAAAGCACTTCAATATCAATAACGCTATTGACCGCCTCAAAGAAACAGGTGATCTGTTTCACGGTGTATTAGGAAAAGGCATCGATCTGAGGAAAACTATCGAAAAATCGCAGAGTGTGTTTGGCTAA
- a CDS encoding ArsR/SmtB family transcription factor, whose amino-acid sequence MLIFDPMDNCTRIFADSRQINICRNVVKEHQQAFTDLSQVVALAGNEVRLKILFLLTQEKELCPCDLSDILDMTIPAVSQHLRKLKDGGVIRSRKSGQTVFYSVDPSQITLLQPFFQIIQEPLIEVRA is encoded by the coding sequence ATGCTTATCTTTGACCCAATGGATAATTGCACCCGGATATTTGCAGACAGCAGGCAGATCAATATCTGCCGTAATGTGGTAAAAGAACATCAGCAGGCTTTTACGGATCTTTCACAAGTGGTGGCGTTAGCAGGTAATGAAGTTCGTTTGAAGATCTTATTCCTGTTGACACAAGAGAAGGAATTATGCCCCTGCGATCTGAGCGACATACTTGACATGACGATCCCGGCAGTGTCGCAGCACCTCCGCAAATTGAAGGATGGTGGCGTTATCCGATCACGCAAGTCGGGACAAACCGTTTTCTATTCAGTCGACCCTTCGCAGATTACCTTACTCCAACCATTCTTCCAGATTATACAAGAACCCTTAATCGAAGTCAGAGCGTGA
- a CDS encoding CoA transferase subunit A, whose amino-acid sequence MNKVVADADEAIKGIQDGMTLMLGGFGLCGLPENTIAALVKSGVKDLTCISNNAGVDDFGIGLMLKQRQVKKMIASYVGENAEFERQLLSGELDVELIPQGTLATRCMAAGYGMPAIFTPAGVGTEVAKDKETRIFNGKEYLMEMAFDADFAIVKAWKGDTMGNLVYRSTARNFNPVMAMAGKVTIAEVEELVQPGELDPDHIHTPGIYVHRIFQGRDYEKRIEQRTVRKGMTDVK is encoded by the coding sequence ATGAATAAAGTAGTTGCTGACGCCGATGAGGCTATTAAAGGCATCCAGGATGGCATGACGCTTATGCTGGGCGGCTTTGGCTTATGCGGCCTTCCCGAAAATACTATTGCAGCATTGGTAAAAAGCGGGGTAAAGGATCTAACCTGTATATCCAACAATGCCGGTGTCGACGATTTTGGTATCGGGCTAATGCTCAAACAACGCCAGGTAAAAAAGATGATCGCATCCTACGTGGGAGAAAATGCCGAGTTTGAACGTCAATTGTTGAGCGGCGAACTCGACGTTGAGCTGATACCACAGGGTACATTGGCTACACGATGCATGGCAGCAGGTTACGGGATGCCTGCAATTTTTACGCCTGCCGGGGTAGGTACCGAAGTCGCGAAAGATAAGGAAACGCGGATTTTTAATGGCAAAGAATATTTAATGGAGATGGCGTTTGACGCAGATTTTGCAATTGTCAAAGCCTGGAAGGGCGACACCATGGGCAACCTGGTTTACCGCTCAACCGCCCGCAACTTTAATCCGGTCATGGCCATGGCTGGCAAGGTCACTATTGCCGAAGTAGAAGAGTTGGTACAACCCGGTGAGTTGGACCCGGATCACATCCATACACCCGGAATTTATGTGCATCGCATTTTTCAGGGTAGGGATTATGAAAAGCGAATAGAACAGCGTACTGTGCGGAAAGGGATGACTGATGTTAAGTAA
- a CDS encoding bleomycin resistance protein, with product MTKLKGSIPALPVVNIPEAVAFYEGKMGFKARHQEDRFAILTRDGLDIHLWAACDHDWRYKFWLVLRPVSTGAESFLAGTASCRIEVTGIDELYEEMKASGVIYNAETVVEDQPWGNRDFPTLDLHGNLITFFEIVN from the coding sequence ATGACAAAATTAAAAGGAAGCATCCCGGCTTTACCTGTGGTAAACATTCCCGAAGCTGTAGCTTTCTATGAAGGTAAAATGGGTTTTAAAGCGCGGCATCAAGAAGATCGCTTTGCTATTTTAACGCGTGATGGTTTAGATATACACCTTTGGGCGGCTTGCGACCACGATTGGCGATATAAGTTCTGGCTCGTTTTACGGCCCGTCAGTACCGGTGCGGAAAGTTTTTTGGCAGGCACTGCTAGTTGCCGAATAGAAGTAACCGGGATCGATGAACTTTACGAGGAGATGAAAGCCAGTGGCGTAATCTATAACGCCGAAACAGTAGTAGAAGATCAGCCCTGGGGCAACCGTGATTTTCCCACACTTGACCTGCATGGTAACCTGATCACTTTTTTTGAGATCGTAAACTAA
- a CDS encoding 3-oxoacid CoA-transferase subunit B: protein MLSKEQIAQRIAREIKDGYYVNLGIGIPTLVANYIPADMDVVLQSENGLLGMGPFPHEGEEDADTINAGKQTITTLPGSAIFDSAMSFGMIRAKKVHLTILGAMEVSERGDIANWKIPGKMVKGMGGAMDLVASAENIIVAMQHVNKAGESKLLPQCTLPLTGVRCVKKIVTELAVLDVLPNGGFKLLERAPGVNTEDIQKATAGKLIIDGDVPEMAF from the coding sequence ATGTTAAGTAAAGAACAAATCGCGCAACGGATAGCACGGGAAATTAAGGACGGTTACTATGTTAACCTTGGCATTGGCATTCCTACACTGGTAGCCAATTACATTCCCGCAGATATGGATGTGGTACTGCAATCAGAGAACGGGTTATTGGGCATGGGGCCGTTTCCACATGAAGGAGAAGAGGATGCTGATACTATAAACGCGGGTAAGCAAACCATTACCACGTTGCCTGGTTCGGCGATATTCGATTCGGCAATGAGTTTTGGGATGATACGCGCTAAAAAGGTTCACCTTACTATTTTAGGCGCAATGGAGGTTTCCGAACGTGGTGATATAGCCAATTGGAAGATTCCCGGTAAAATGGTAAAAGGTATGGGCGGCGCCATGGACCTGGTTGCCTCTGCAGAAAACATCATTGTAGCTATGCAACACGTTAACAAGGCTGGCGAGTCTAAATTATTACCTCAATGCACGTTGCCGCTTACAGGGGTACGGTGCGTCAAAAAGATCGTAACCGAGCTTGCCGTTTTGGATGTGCTGCCAAACGGCGGATTTAAATTGTTAGAACGTGCACCTGGTGTAAATACCGAGGATATTCAAAAAGCAACAGCCGGTAAATTGATCATCGACGGGGACGTGCCCGAAATGGCTTTTTAG
- a CDS encoding Lrp/AsnC family transcriptional regulator, translating into MTKLDALDLKILDLLQKDARLTNKEIGLRVHKSITAVYERIKRMEDQGVIKRYVAILDPNQLNRQLNAFTHIQLKDHSKQVLFDFEKTVVAYDEVMECYHMSGSYDFILKISVSDLSAYHDFLINKLFTTAVIGHLESTFVMREAKMDTAFNLDM; encoded by the coding sequence ATGACTAAGCTCGACGCCCTTGACCTTAAAATTCTGGACCTGCTGCAAAAAGATGCCCGGCTTACCAATAAAGAAATAGGGTTAAGGGTTCACAAATCTATTACCGCGGTGTATGAGCGTATAAAGCGGATGGAAGACCAGGGTGTGATCAAACGTTACGTTGCTATCCTAGACCCCAACCAGCTGAACAGACAATTAAACGCTTTTACGCATATCCAGCTTAAAGATCATAGCAAGCAGGTTTTGTTCGATTTTGAAAAGACAGTGGTTGCGTATGACGAGGTGATGGAATGTTACCACATGTCGGGCAGTTATGATTTTATTTTGAAGATATCTGTAAGCGACCTTAGTGCATATCACGATTTTTTGATCAATAAGTTGTTTACAACCGCGGTAATAGGCCATCTGGAAAGCACCTTCGTAATGCGCGAAGCTAAGATGGATACGGCTTTTAACCTTGACATGTAA
- the hppD gene encoding 4-hydroxyphenylpyruvate dioxygenase, producing METLTKDIEKDNSLSFGEGGGEAATDFLPLNGTDHIEFYVGNAKQAAHFYKTAFGFQDLAYAGPETGVRDRASYVLQQEKIRLVLTTPLHSDHPISEHIKKHGDGVKSISLWVDDAYDAFKQTIKRGAEPYLEPQTITDEHGEVRISGIKLYGETVHMFIERKNYSGVFMPGYQEWKSEYNPGPTGLLYVDHCVGNVGWNKMNDWVNFYEDIMGFRNILTFDDKMISTEYSALMSKVMSNGNGFVKFPINEPAEGKKKSQIEEYLEFYEGEGVQHMALATHDIVKTVTDLKSRGVEFLTVPNTYYDDLLDRVGHIDEDLEPLKQLGILVDRDDEGYLLQIFTKPVEDRPTVFFEIIQRKGAKSFGAGNFKALFEAIEREQELRGNL from the coding sequence ATGGAAACACTAACTAAAGATATCGAGAAAGACAACTCCCTTTCCTTTGGGGAGGGCGGGGGTGAGGCAGCCACAGACTTCCTTCCACTAAACGGTACAGACCACATTGAATTTTATGTGGGCAATGCCAAGCAAGCAGCTCATTTTTATAAAACTGCTTTCGGTTTTCAGGACCTGGCATATGCCGGACCGGAGACTGGCGTGCGCGACCGTGCTTCATATGTATTACAGCAAGAAAAAATCCGTTTGGTGCTGACCACGCCTTTACATTCAGATCACCCTATCAGCGAACACATCAAAAAACATGGCGATGGTGTAAAGTCTATCTCACTTTGGGTTGATGACGCGTACGATGCTTTTAAGCAGACCATCAAACGCGGTGCCGAACCGTACTTAGAGCCACAGACCATAACAGATGAGCATGGCGAAGTGCGTATCAGCGGCATTAAACTGTATGGCGAAACGGTACACATGTTTATCGAACGTAAAAACTATAGCGGCGTTTTCATGCCTGGTTACCAGGAATGGAAGTCGGAATATAATCCCGGCCCCACTGGGTTGCTTTATGTAGATCATTGCGTAGGCAACGTAGGCTGGAACAAAATGAACGACTGGGTGAATTTTTATGAAGACATTATGGGCTTCAGGAACATTCTTACGTTTGATGACAAGATGATCTCGACCGAGTATTCTGCCCTGATGAGTAAGGTGATGAGTAACGGTAACGGCTTCGTAAAATTCCCTATCAATGAACCTGCAGAAGGCAAAAAGAAAAGCCAGATAGAAGAATACCTTGAGTTTTACGAAGGTGAGGGCGTGCAACATATGGCACTGGCTACCCATGATATCGTTAAAACTGTTACCGATCTCAAAAGTCGCGGCGTTGAGTTCCTGACAGTGCCCAATACCTATTATGACGATTTGTTAGACAGGGTGGGACACATAGATGAAGACCTGGAACCGTTGAAGCAATTGGGCATACTGGTAGACCGTGATGATGAAGGCTATCTGCTGCAGATTTTCACCAAACCGGTTGAAGACAGACCGACTGTGTTCTTTGAGATCATCCAGCGTAAGGGGGCTAAATCTTTCGGCGCGGGTAATTTCAAAGCTTTATTTGAGGCAATCGAGCGGGAGCAGGAGCTAAGGGGCAACCTGTAA
- a CDS encoding arsenate reductase ArsC, which translates to MSKKNILVLCTGNSCRSQLAEGYLRYFAGDKANVYSAGIETHGVNPKAVQVMAEDHIDISGHTSNHVDEYQAISFDQVITVCDNANEACPFFPGKVERFHENFPDPAKATGTPEQVINEFRRVRDMIKVYAADFVNEHVN; encoded by the coding sequence ATGAGCAAGAAAAATATATTAGTGCTTTGCACCGGTAACAGCTGCCGCAGTCAGTTAGCTGAAGGTTACCTTCGTTACTTTGCAGGCGATAAAGCCAACGTTTACAGTGCGGGTATCGAAACACATGGTGTCAATCCCAAAGCTGTGCAAGTAATGGCTGAGGATCATATCGATATTTCCGGGCATACCTCTAATCACGTGGATGAGTATCAGGCTATCTCATTCGATCAGGTGATCACCGTTTGTGATAATGCGAACGAAGCTTGTCCGTTCTTTCCCGGCAAGGTAGAACGTTTCCATGAGAATTTTCCTGATCCGGCCAAAGCAACCGGCACACCCGAACAAGTAATAAATGAGTTTCGCCGTGTGAGGGATATGATCAAAGTTTATGCTGCTGACTTTGTAAATGAACACGTTAACTAA
- the merTP gene encoding mercuric transport protein MerTP, whose protein sequence is MKKTDHKGWIGGLLAAIAGSLCCIAPLLSIFGGLSSAATYFNWIAPYRPYLIGITILVFAFAWYEQLVFTPIKEKDCCTPANRSFWQSKKFLLIVTLFAAVLTAFPYYFPMIYKVTPKTKFVDLQGNLKSIRIDIKGMGCADCTKHIDGSLMGLYGVTSSNTSFEKAQTIVRYDPAKTNADSIDHKIKAIGYQPTLIKNN, encoded by the coding sequence GTGAAAAAAACAGATCATAAAGGCTGGATAGGTGGCTTGCTTGCTGCAATTGCCGGATCGCTTTGCTGTATCGCGCCTTTGTTATCCATCTTTGGCGGCTTAAGCAGCGCCGCTACTTATTTTAATTGGATAGCACCTTACCGGCCTTATCTGATCGGTATAACGATACTGGTATTCGCTTTTGCCTGGTACGAGCAATTGGTGTTTACGCCTATAAAAGAAAAAGACTGCTGCACACCAGCCAACCGTTCCTTTTGGCAATCTAAAAAGTTCCTGTTGATCGTTACCCTGTTCGCAGCGGTACTGACGGCCTTCCCTTATTATTTCCCAATGATCTATAAAGTGACCCCGAAGACAAAATTTGTTGATTTGCAAGGTAACTTAAAGTCCATTCGTATAGATATTAAAGGTATGGGTTGCGCGGATTGCACTAAACATATTGACGGTTCATTAATGGGCCTATACGGTGTGACGTCATCGAATACATCGTTTGAAAAAGCGCAAACTATTGTGCGATACGATCCGGCCAAAACCAATGCAGATAGTATCGATCATAAAATCAAAGCAATAGGCTATCAGCCAACGCTCATCAAAAACAATTAA
- a CDS encoding ArsR/SmtB family transcription factor: protein MGLTKTEIFTDEQNRLAVMLKAIAHPARIAILQEIIKSNTCICGDLVDELGLAQPTISQHLKELKNAGLIQGTIEGVSVCYCINPPVWNELKEQMGSFFSAFDVKATCC from the coding sequence ATGGGCTTAACAAAAACAGAAATATTCACCGACGAACAAAACAGGTTAGCTGTGATGCTGAAAGCCATTGCGCATCCTGCACGTATCGCTATTTTACAGGAGATCATTAAATCGAATACCTGTATCTGCGGCGACCTGGTGGATGAACTGGGTTTAGCGCAGCCGACCATTTCACAGCATTTAAAAGAACTGAAGAACGCCGGTTTGATACAAGGCACCATTGAAGGCGTTAGCGTTTGTTACTGTATTAATCCACCGGTTTGGAACGAGCTAAAAGAACAGATGGGCAGTTTTTTTTCCGCCTTTGATGTGAAAGCGACCTGCTGTTAA
- a CDS encoding ankyrin repeat domain-containing protein has translation MQASELYKLVNQVDLVSLRTVLEGDPSLANGGIPCSDAQPEMKGHPLHRLCDLVFAKIITEEKAIEIAKILLEFNADINGYQSKGDNNTPLLAAASLHAEKLGIFYIEQGADFSYTDHDGATALHWAAFCGRDQLVEVLIAKGANIDQPDITFNSTPIGWAVHTLTSGDNGNQYHQINCIQLLLKAGADKTKLDADTIAYVNTLAAV, from the coding sequence ATGCAAGCCAGCGAATTATATAAATTAGTTAACCAGGTGGATCTTGTGTCGTTGAGAACGGTACTTGAGGGCGACCCAAGCCTGGCTAATGGGGGTATTCCGTGCAGCGATGCTCAGCCGGAGATGAAAGGCCATCCTTTGCATCGGCTATGTGATTTGGTTTTTGCTAAGATCATTACTGAAGAAAAAGCTATTGAAATAGCAAAAATCTTACTTGAGTTTAATGCTGACATTAATGGTTATCAATCAAAAGGCGATAACAACACCCCATTGCTCGCGGCAGCAAGCCTCCACGCGGAGAAATTAGGAATATTCTACATTGAGCAGGGTGCGGATTTTTCTTACACCGATCATGACGGGGCCACGGCCTTGCATTGGGCGGCTTTTTGCGGAAGGGATCAATTAGTTGAAGTATTAATTGCAAAAGGAGCAAATATTGATCAACCCGATATCACCTTCAACTCCACACCGATAGGCTGGGCAGTACACACATTAACTTCCGGTGACAATGGTAACCAGTACCATCAGATCAATTGCATTCAACTGCTGTTGAAAGCGGGTGCGGATAAAACAAAACTGGATGCGGATACAATAGCTTATGTTAATACTTTAGCGGCGGTTTAA